A region of the Cyprinus carpio isolate SPL01 chromosome A14, ASM1834038v1, whole genome shotgun sequence genome:
GTGGGGAGGTTTTGCTGCTGAGAATGGAAGAAAAGGCAGAAATAAGGAACTTGAAAGCTGAGTACATCCTTCAAGGCCCAGGTTTGGCCTCCTCCTTTGGATATGACCTCACTATTCTTGACATAAACTCAGATGGGTGAGTCTTCACTTAACCAATTACAATTATGACTAAACGGgatgtaattgtgaaattttgaGACTTGATTATGTATCAGGGAATTCATATCTTCAATGCTTCAGGTGGGATGATCTTGTTGTGGGTGCACCTGAATTTTCCAATAAAAACATGGATGAAGATGTAGGAGGGGCTGTGTACGTTTATATCAACCAAGCCAAAGGGCAACGCTGGAACCAAATCAAACCAGTGTGTCTGTACGGGAAAAGGGACTCCATGTTTGGACTAGCAGTGGCACATATTGGGGATATCGATCAAGATGGATACCAAGGTTGaataaaaggttattttttaCTTCAGTCTGGGGCCACAGCCTTGTAGTGCATCTGACAGATGATCTTTTCTGATTAACAGATTTTGCAGTGAGTGCTCCTAATGAGGATACAGGGAGGGGTCGAGTGTACATATATCATGGTTCAGCTGCAGGGTTTCATAAAAAACCAGAGGTTTGTAAAAGGAATcacatttataaacttttatttttgcattagattctgagatcatttttttaaaaaaattatattatattatattattactccCAGCATGAATCATTATGGAGATCTTCTATGCCCTTTTCCATTTGAAACTTATTTCAAAGTGACTCTCTGTGTTTATAGGTTTTAGATTCTGGACACCCTGGTATCAAATCATTTGGCTATTCATTGGCTGGAAACATGGATATAGATGATAATGGCTATCCAGACCTTGCTGTGGGTTCACTTTCAGATACTGTGCAAGTTTATAGGTTAGATGCTTCCTACTTTCATAAAATCATAGATTCAATGTTGTTTGGGTGTTTTGCAATCATATAATTCATATGAAGTGATAGGTTAACCATGTAACCAGAAACACCCCACATTATAAAAATacttgaattaaatgttttttgtaggatctgaacatttcagaatactgaattatttatattttaatataattaattacatttataaaatgtatttgtttttaagtctAAACCAGTGGTAAACATAGAAAAGACCTTAACATTAACACCCAATGCTATTGATTTCAAGGCTCAGGACTGCAAGAGATATTCATGGTGAGATAACAGCAAAATCTATCTATATAACTAtctaaattattttgttgttaattttttttttcttatttttattgcattttgaaaatcttttagCTATATTACAGCTCAGTCCTGCTTCACTTACACTGTCCAGACACCTACATACAATCACAAACTGAGTGAGTCCATTCTTTGTTCTTCATACCACATGCTTAAATATCAAAATGATAATGAATGTCCAAGAGCAATCTTTATGAGTCATTCCAGAtgggtgtgtttgattagtgaTAATATAACTGGGCAAACACCTTCTTGTCAGAGCAATTTCTTGAAACTTTTTGTGGCATTTGAATCGCATCTGATAGTCACCTTTCTTCAGGGATCAAGTACACACTAATGGCTGATACAGTGCGGATAGAGAGGGGTCTACCTTCACGAGTGGTCTTTGTGAATTCTGAGGCTGCACAGGGAGACCAGGAACTGTCTGTCCAGGGCAAACAAGAGTGTATTCAGACCAAGCTCAGGCTGCTGGTACTGTCAACTCAAACTCTGATTTGCTGGTTTTAAGGATTACAAGTGAGAATTCACgatgcaaaacattttattatattttagggAGATATCCAGGACAAGCTGACCATCATTTCCATCAGCCTGTCTGTTTCTTTGCAGTCCAACAATCTAAAACAGACATTCAGAAACCTCCCTGGCTTAGAGCCAGTTTTGAACACTCTGCAAGAAAATGCAACCAAAGCAGAAGTAAATTGCAAAAATCTACCATTTCACTTGCTGTAttgttgttgtatatattttgtctCAAACATGGCTTACTTTGTCTCCCAGGTCACCTTTATAAATGCCGGCTGTGGAAGTGACAACATCTGTCAAAGTAACCTGCAGCTCCAGTATAGCTTTTGCACCAAAGACCAACAAGGAGACAAATGTGACCCTCTAGCCATGTAAAACCATATAATATGCATATTAGCTACATATTTTTTGGCCATCTTGTAATATAGgctttaaaagataaaaaaaaaaacttctttggCATTCCTGAAATGGGGTGTATCTTTGTATGTTGAGGAAAATGATATTCCGGTCATTTCTCCTGGTGATGAGAACATTGCCCTGGAGGTCACTGTAACCAACATAGGTGGAGATGATGCACACCAGAGTCAACTTTCTGTGACGTTTCCAGAATTTCTGCGCCTATCATCAGTCGAACTGAAGAAGAGTAGTGTGAGTGTCCCATTTTACTGAAATCCGAAGAAATCTAAGctttttctatttcatttctttgtaattcttgACAAGTCTGATTATGTTTTGCTTTTTACCATAAAACAGGCACATTTGTATCAGGCTTTATTGCATATGCATCTACATTTATTGCATCTAAAAAAACAGAATGTTGGATTTTAAGAGGAGTCTCAAGTTCCAAACAACTGTGTAAAGTCTTTcctactgtcctcaattaaactGTTTGAACTAAAGACAGGTTCAGATAACTACTTACAAGTGGTGCATGTTAGCAtgctaaataaaacttaattaattgttttggttcttatacattttaaactttgCCCACACACCTTGCAGACTTCTCCAACAATATATTTAGCAATTTGTCAGTTTTACTGAATAATGTCTGAGCAAAGTGAagctgacaaaacattttaatttcattgaaagaaatgcattaaatgaagtgtacttttttttattatttaatttttttgtgtacatTGTTTCAGATTTTGCATATACGTAGGTGGtgttttcaaataacttttttttttatcacggtGCAGGAAACTCAGGTGCAGTGTAACcccaatgaaaataaaacacaggcCAACTGCCAACTTGGAAATCCCTTTAAAAGAGACTCAGAGGTATGAAGAATAATTCAATTTTTACTCACACCATCAAGCACATTTTCAATCTAGAATCAAATTTGTCAGCCTCCTAATTCAGGTTCTTTTCAACACTTCTAGGTTTCATTCTTCCTGATACTTAGCACAGAAAGGCTTTCCTTGAGCATAAAAAGCACTAATGTGACTATGTCCCTTAAAACGTAAGACAATTCTAGCTGTAATGATATCTTACCTCTAGTTTAACACTTAATCAACATAATGCATTTATAGAAGTCATATAAAGTTTGACAGCATAAAAAACAGTTTACAAGCGAATGggtttgtaattttaaatgtttgattattttatttttattttttggcaatagGATCAGCATTCAAGATATTCCAGTAGTCGTTGCAGaagcaaaaattgtttttaaaatgcatctgaaaatCGCTGGGTAAGTCTtgttaattgttaaataaaaagaattcatttctttatttgaaagaaattatcttttatttaccaagaacacaaaaatagtcaaaagtgacaataaagacatttataatgctacaaaagaattatatttaaaattattgctgttattttgaactttctgttcatcaaagatgaATATTGTTTTCAATAtgaattataagaaatgtttgaaatataaaaaataattaattattaatgtggATTCCGCAACTCTTATGATTGAAAGTTCTTGTGATTTAAAATACTGCTGTTCTCTTATTAAGGGAATgctgggggtttttttttctgatgtatttTGTCTTCGTAGTCTTGCTAAACCTTCCCAATTATTCTTTGGAGGAAAAGTAAAAGATGAGAAAGCAATGAAATCAGAAGATGATATTGGCTCTTTGGTCCAATATGAATTCAGGGTTGGTATTTCAGTCTCCTTAAAGCTACGGTAATGAATTACTATGCTGTATTATTCATTATCATTTACTAGACATCACAAAtgaatgattataataaaatattgcatatagTAGCATGTGTATTAGCATATTTATAccttagttaaaaataaatcagctGCTTTTCACAGAGAGAGGTAGTGAATTTCTGTCTGTGACTGTACAGTATTtggcagtatattttatttatatagcgagTCCAGTACAATTAAAGCCTGCTGATTTTGTGCAAATGTTCTTCTGTGTCAGATCATTAACCTTGGTCGGCCTCTGAAGTCCTTTGGTTCTGTTGTGCTGAACATTCAGTGGCCAAAAGCAACCAAGGAGGGAAAACGGCTCCTGTACCTTGTGCAGATCAAGGATCAAGGAACAAATATTATTCACTGCACACCATCAGAGGCCATCAACCCACTCCGATTTATCAAGGTGGTTCCTTCATGGGATATAAAGTTAAATAATGATCATTAAACTTCAGCTGTCACTGGTTCTACTTTGCAGCTTTCTGTATTTGATATATGATAAATCCCTAAGACTCAGACACAGTGTGACTTCTGGCATTGTTGGAGAGGTCACTAATGTTTCCTATGCTCACTCTTTAGGCGTCATCCAGAAGGCGGCGTGAAGTAGAGCGTGAACCAGGCCTGGAGGCTCTTGTTTCCACTACggattttttcccctttttgggCAACAAAAGAAAGTATAAAACCCTGGTAATTTCACAGAACAAAAGATTTAATACAGTTTCATCGACCactactttattttcttttcactACTATCAGTAGTTACACTagtgtctttaaaatatatatcaaaggTTTTAAGGTACTTAAGTTTGTCATTCTTGCAAATGTTTTTCTACCTTTGATGTTGCCGCCCCAGACATGTGCTGATGACTTGAGATGTGTGGATATAAAGTGCCCTCTTGAGGCAGTGAACAGCACTACAGCCGTTGTTCTTCATGCACGCTTATGGAACAATACTTTTCTTGAGGTACAGTTGCTGCACTTTTCTCTGCACTATAAGAATTGAGTtaatttcactaaaatattaatgaaagtttAAGTTAGTAGAAAGTTCAAACCAACTGATTATATTAAGCAAAATTCAAActgataaattaaatgcatttgtaaataacCTTAAATGGTTTGTCAAATGGtttcctcagtttttttttttttttcacactgtattgcattaaaggaatagttaacccaaaaatgaatattctgtcaacatttacatGACGGTTTTACAGTGTGAGCATATTgacaagatgtttttttctttacaggAGTATAGTTCATTGAACTACTTGGATATTGTACTGGATGCATTTTTGACTCTTAATGGGACTCAGGAGAATATTGGGATGCAGCAATCTGATGCTAAGGTTAAGTGTAAATTAGCACACATTTATACGATTTTTATTAGATATATTAGTAGTATACTGAAATAATGTTTCTGTGACTATTATAGGTTAAGCTAACTGTTTTTCGTGAAAGAAAGCCTGCTTTGCTCAGTCGAGTCCCATGGTGGGTCATTCTTTTCAGCATAATGACTGCACTGCTGTTAATGGCTCTGCTCTTTTACCTATTATGGAAGGTAATGTGACCCTCG
Encoded here:
- the LOC109101506 gene encoding integrin alpha-6-like, with protein sequence MLFSQWALLLTVWMLRPQQVSSFNLDTQNVMKKSGEADTLFGFSMAMHHQLKPSEERVLLIGAPRAKALPNQNANISGGLYRCKFTQSNDCERIKVDIKERSKHNPGKDFREKQWLGVRVRSQGRGGKVVTCAHRYQDWSFDNQRLLGRCFVLEQDLTLVKDGESTRTICKNREPDKHNFGYCQQGVSVAFSKDNRYLVYGAPGAYDWKGIVHMEPVDNFFIETFETGDHNQRQHKLIPVDISSFLGFVVDTGMNLMKKGELNVVAGAPRSNHSGEVLLLRMEEKAEIRNLKAEYILQGPGLASSFGYDLTILDINSDGWDDLVVGAPEFSNKNMDEDVGGAVYVYINQAKGQRWNQIKPVCLYGKRDSMFGLAVAHIGDIDQDGYQDFAVSAPNEDTGRGRVYIYHGSAAGFHKKPEVLDSGHPGIKSFGYSLAGNMDIDDNGYPDLAVGSLSDTVQVYRSKPVVNIEKTLTLTPNAIDFKAQDCKRYSCYITAQSCFTYTVQTPTYNHKLRIKYTLMADTVRIERGLPSRVVFVNSEAAQGDQELSVQGKQECIQTKLRLLGDIQDKLTIISISLSVSLQSNNLKQTFRNLPGLEPVLNTLQENATKAEVTFINAGCGSDNICQSNLQLQYSFCTKDQQGDKCDPLAMENDIPVISPGDENIALEVTVTNIGGDDAHQSQLSVTFPEFLRLSSVELKKSSETQVQCNPNENKTQANCQLGNPFKRDSEVSFFLILSTERLSLSIKSTNVTMSLKTISIQDIPVVVAEAKIVFKMHLKIAGLAKPSQLFFGGKVKDEKAMKSEDDIGSLVQYEFRIINLGRPLKSFGSVVLNIQWPKATKEGKRLLYLVQIKDQGTNIIHCTPSEAINPLRFIKASSRRRREVEREPGLEALVSTTDFFPFLGNKRKYKTLTCADDLRCVDIKCPLEAVNSTTAVVLHARLWNNTFLEEYSSLNYLDIVLDAFLTLNGTQENIGMQQSDAKVKLTVFRERKPALLSRVPWWVILFSIMTALLLMALLFYLLWKFECLNCGMCAKGKKV